A single genomic interval of Terriglobus albidus harbors:
- the dnaG gene encoding DNA primase, protein MADDFAQLVKRQADIVKIVEEYVRLRKSGAQNYSGLCPFHKEKSPSFSVNAVHGYFYCFGCHEKGDVFTFVMKLENVGFPEALRIVAQKAGIPLPKRDFSSPDEAREAGLRRQLLDVHEAATQYFQAALNSPMAARAREYMSGRGITPETVQRFRIGFAPDDFNHMRDELRKHFSEEVLRASGLFTSKEQDQQGLPTGNLYARFRNRVTFPICNEQGKVIAFTARALLPDEKTPKYLNSPETALYTKGQVLFNLDKAKAAIRAQDYALLVEGQMDCISVFMAGIQPVLATSGTAFTEAQVRLLSRFTKRVVVNFDPDTAGATAAEKSIALLTEEDFEVKVVTLEGGLDPDRFVREQGIQAYGAALRGARRHSDYLIERARTQFPPRTPEAKVKAVNYLMPHIRRVPSAIQRDAFITDAAQKLGIDSSILRQEMKQAAANRLGSIRQNTVAPVSETERLLLRALVQPEGSSPRQMASQQLAAHPEWYDGLTTAALMEQLANAPVPANPLEAAPEPQLAAVLATVLAESHAGDDQLPTQLNGALHTLHRRSMERRQREIRVTIAEADRRGDTSMVGKLTEELMVISRQLREL, encoded by the coding sequence GTGGCGGATGATTTCGCACAGCTCGTCAAGCGGCAGGCCGACATCGTTAAGATCGTCGAAGAGTACGTCCGCCTCCGCAAAAGCGGAGCCCAGAACTACTCCGGCCTTTGCCCCTTCCACAAAGAGAAGTCCCCGTCTTTCTCCGTAAACGCAGTCCATGGCTACTTCTACTGCTTCGGCTGCCATGAGAAGGGCGATGTCTTCACCTTTGTCATGAAACTGGAGAATGTCGGCTTCCCAGAGGCGTTGCGCATCGTCGCCCAGAAGGCCGGCATCCCGCTGCCCAAACGCGACTTCTCCTCTCCCGACGAAGCCCGCGAAGCAGGCTTGCGGCGGCAACTCCTCGATGTCCACGAGGCCGCGACACAGTACTTCCAGGCAGCCCTGAACTCCCCCATGGCGGCGCGCGCCCGCGAGTATATGAGCGGCCGCGGCATTACGCCTGAGACCGTACAGCGCTTCCGCATCGGCTTCGCTCCGGATGACTTCAATCACATGCGCGACGAGTTGCGGAAACACTTCAGCGAAGAGGTGCTGCGCGCCAGCGGTCTGTTCACCAGCAAAGAACAGGACCAGCAGGGACTGCCAACCGGCAATCTCTATGCGCGCTTCCGCAACCGCGTCACCTTTCCCATCTGCAACGAGCAGGGCAAAGTTATCGCCTTCACGGCGCGTGCTCTGCTTCCCGACGAAAAGACGCCGAAGTATCTCAACTCACCGGAGACCGCTCTCTATACCAAGGGACAGGTCCTCTTTAATCTGGATAAAGCAAAAGCCGCTATCCGGGCACAGGACTACGCCCTGCTGGTGGAAGGCCAGATGGACTGCATCTCCGTCTTCATGGCCGGCATTCAGCCTGTCCTGGCGACCAGCGGCACCGCCTTCACCGAGGCACAGGTGCGCCTGCTCTCGCGCTTCACTAAACGCGTCGTCGTAAACTTCGACCCCGATACGGCCGGAGCCACCGCCGCGGAGAAGTCCATCGCCCTGCTTACCGAAGAGGACTTCGAGGTCAAGGTTGTGACTCTTGAAGGCGGCCTTGACCCCGATCGTTTTGTCCGGGAACAAGGCATCCAGGCCTACGGCGCAGCCCTGCGCGGCGCTCGAAGGCACTCTGATTACCTGATCGAGCGGGCACGTACCCAGTTTCCGCCGCGTACGCCGGAGGCCAAGGTAAAGGCCGTGAACTACCTTATGCCGCACATCCGGCGTGTCCCCTCGGCGATTCAGCGCGACGCCTTTATCACCGACGCTGCTCAAAAGCTTGGCATCGACTCATCCATCCTCAGGCAGGAGATGAAGCAGGCAGCCGCCAATCGGCTTGGCTCCATCCGTCAGAACACGGTGGCTCCTGTCTCTGAGACCGAACGCCTGCTGTTGCGCGCTTTGGTACAGCCCGAAGGCTCCTCTCCTCGCCAGATGGCGAGCCAACAGCTTGCCGCCCACCCGGAGTGGTATGACGGCCTGACCACCGCCGCACTCATGGAACAGCTTGCCAATGCACCCGTTCCCGCCAACCCGCTGGAAGCCGCTCCGGAGCCGCAGCTGGCCGCCGTACTCGCCACTGTTCTGGCAGAGTCGCACGCCGGAGACGATCAGTTGCCAACCCAGCTCAACGGCGCACTCCATACCCTGCATCGCCGCAGCATGGAGAGAAGGCAGCGCGAGATCCGCGTAACCATCGCTGAAGCCGACCGCCGCGGAGATACATCTATGGTCGGGAAGCTGACAGAAGAGCTAATGGTAATTAGCCGTCAGTTACGAGAGTTATAG